The Mycolicibacterium aichiense region TCGCACCTGCTCAACGACGCCGGGCAATATCTGTACTACGGCCGCGTCGGCGGGTGCCTGATCACCGGCAACGAGGACGGGGTGAAGCACTGTGCCCAGAACGTGCTCTATACCCTGCAGCACATCGGGTACACGATTCCCCCGCAGGCCGACGCGGGATGGATCGGTGAAGCAGGTCCCGGACCGTCCTACCTCGATCCGGGTTCGGGCGGCCCGGAGAACGACTTCACCAACCGCAACACCACATTCATGACCTGGAATCTGATGCACCTGGCGCAACTGCTGCGCAGCGCCGGCGGCGTACCGGCCTACGGGAACGTCCGGACGGGCTGGGACGCGGGGTGCCGCTATGATTTCGCCAATCCGGAATACCGCTGAGCGGATAGCATTCCGTCTCGATGGCCGGGACGGAAGACGACGAGACGGCACTCGTCGCAGCACTGCGGGCGGGCGACGAGCAATCCTTCGCCCGGCTCGTCGATCGCTACACTCCCGCGTTGCTGCGGGTGGCACGCGGCTATGTCCGCACCCACGAATCGGCCGAAGAGGTGGTTCAGGAAACCTGGATCGCGCTGATCAAAGGCATCGAGAAGTTTGAAGGCCGATCATCGCTTCGCACTTGGCTTTTCACGGTGATGATCAACATCGCCAAGTCCCGCGGCATCCGAGATCAACGGCATTCCGATGCCGAGGTGGCCGCAGCGGGAGGCACCGTCGATCCGAACAGATTCCGTCCTGCAGGGGACCCGGAGTGGCCCGGACATTGGAAGGACGACCGGGCACCTGTCCCGTTTCCCGACACTCCCGAAGGCAGTGTGTTGGCAGCGGAGTTTCTCGATCTTGCGCGTCGCGAAGTGGACAAGCTCCCCGAACGGCAACGTATGGTCGTCACCTTGAGAGACCTGCTTGGATTCGACTCGGGAGAGGTGTGCACACTGCTGGACCTCAGTGTCGCGAACCAGCGGGTGTTGCTGCATCGTGGCCGCGCGGCGATCAGGCAGGCGCTCGAGGACTACGTGCGGGGGGCGCGATGAACGCCGAGGGCATGGACTGCAGCGAGTTGGTCGAACTCGTCACCGCATACCTCGACGGATCGCTGGACCCGACGACCAGGTCACGCTTCGACATGCACCTACTCGACTGCGACGGGTGCGAGAACTACCTGCAGCAATTCCGGGTCACCATCGAGACGGTCGGCCGAATCAGCCATGAACACGTCGATCCTGACTTCCGGGCCAAGCTGCTCAACGCGTTCCGCGACTGGCGCTGACCGCGTCTGCGCATCGGTGTAACGCATCCGTCTTCGCGTGTGACTCAAGGTCGTACCATCTCGCGCCTCGGCCAACACGGCGCACGACCCGCAGGAGTTCCCCGTGAAGATCGCCCTTCCCGCTGCCGCGCTCGGCCTCGCCGTTGGCGTAGGTTTATGCGCTGCAGGCATTGCGACGGCCGTCCCGATCACCAGCGGATCGGCGGCAGACGTTGTCAAAGCTCTGCAAGACCAGGGCTACAGCGTGCAGTTCAACGGACCCTCGACGACCATGCCGCTGTCCCGGTGCACCGTCAACGGCGTGCACGGCCTGACCGTCATGATGATGGCCGACGGCGCTCTGACGATGCGCATGGATCCCGCCAACCCCGGCGTGGCCTACGTAGACCTCTCCTGCCCGATCGGCAACTAGTACACATGGACGGCGACGACCGCGACGAACCGCCCGCCGACACCGGCGGTTACGGTTTCCCAAGAGCGTTGTGGCGCACTATGGACAAGCATCCGCCACCCGGCGCCCACCATCTCCGCCGATGGCGTAGCCCGCTGCGTGGCCCGTGGTTGACCTCGGTACTCGGCTTGGTTCTGCTGATCACCCTGCCGGTAGTCATCATCACCGGCCTGCTCTCGTACATCGCCTACGGTCCCCAGTTCGGACAGGCGATTCCCGTCGATGTCGGGTTGCTGAAACTACCGACATTCAACTGGCCGACCGACCCGTCCTGGTTGTATCGGCTCACCCAGGGTCTGCATGTGGGACTGGGCCTGATTCTGATCCCGGTCATCTTGGCGAAGTTGTGGTCGGTGATCCCGCGCTTCTTCTCCTGGCCGCCCTCGCGATCGCTGGCCCAGCTGCTCGAACGCCTGTCGCTGATCATGCTGGTCGGCGGGATCCTCTTCGAAATTGTGACCGGCGTACTGAACATCCAGTACGACTACATCTTCGGGTTCAGCTTCTACACCGCGCACTATTTCGGTGCCTGGGTCTTCATCGCGGGATTCCTCGTCCACCTTGCCATCAAGCTCCCGAAGATGTGGGCCGGTCTGCGCTCGCTACCGTTTCGTCAGGTGCTGGCCACCTCGACAGCCGAAACCTGGCCGGAACCAACGGATCCCGACGGGCTGGTCGCTGTTGACCCGGCGCCTGCGACAATGAGCCGACGCGGTGCACTGCTTCTCGTCGGCTCCGGCGCGGTGTTCATGGCGGTGATCACCGCCGGGCAGACGATCGGCGGGTTCACGCGGCATCTGGCGCTTCTCCTGCCGCGTGGCCGGGACCTGGGCAACGGGCCCAACGACTTCGAAGTGAACAAGACTTTCGCCGCATCGCTGATCGATCCGCGCGCCACAGGCGACGCCTGGCGGCTCACCTTGACCGGCGGACCGCGTGCGGTGGTGCTCGATCGTGCTGCGCTGCTGGCGATGACGCAACACACCGCCACCTTGCCGATCGCCTGTGTGGAGGGCTGGTCGAGCACCCAGCGCTGGACAGGCGTACCGCTGCGCAATCTGGCCGTGTTGGCCGGGGTGCCCAATCCGGTCTCGGCCTACGTCCGTTCCCTCGAGCGGTACGGCTTCAACCAGGCGACGCTCCAAGCAAATCAGGTGTCGGCCCAGGATTCGTTGTTGGCGCTGAAAGTCAACGGTGCCGACCTGTCCCCCGATCATGGGTACCCGGCGCGCATCATCGTCCCTGCCCTGCCCGGCGTGCACAGCACCAAGTGGGTCACGACGATCGATTTCAGGGCGGGGTGACATGTCCTCGTTCCCATCGGTGTTCCGCGAGGTCTATGGCTCGCATCCGTTCCATCTGCTCACCTT contains the following coding sequences:
- a CDS encoding flavodoxin family protein — encoded protein: MGDPEYDFTGLRALFINCTLKRSPEPSNTQGLVDISTSIMTRHGVAVDVVRAVDYDIATGVWPDMREHGWATDDWPELFEKVLAADILVLAGPIWLGDNSSVMKKVHERLYGGSHLLNDAGQYLYYGRVGGCLITGNEDGVKHCAQNVLYTLQHIGYTIPPQADAGWIGEAGPGPSYLDPGSGGPENDFTNRNTTFMTWNLMHLAQLLRSAGGVPAYGNVRTGWDAGCRYDFANPEYR
- a CDS encoding RNA polymerase sigma factor; the encoded protein is MAGTEDDETALVAALRAGDEQSFARLVDRYTPALLRVARGYVRTHESAEEVVQETWIALIKGIEKFEGRSSLRTWLFTVMINIAKSRGIRDQRHSDAEVAAAGGTVDPNRFRPAGDPEWPGHWKDDRAPVPFPDTPEGSVLAAEFLDLARREVDKLPERQRMVVTLRDLLGFDSGEVCTLLDLSVANQRVLLHRGRAAIRQALEDYVRGAR
- a CDS encoding anti-sigma factor family protein, with translation MNAEGMDCSELVELVTAYLDGSLDPTTRSRFDMHLLDCDGCENYLQQFRVTIETVGRISHEHVDPDFRAKLLNAFRDWR
- a CDS encoding molybdopterin-dependent oxidoreductase → MDKHPPPGAHHLRRWRSPLRGPWLTSVLGLVLLITLPVVIITGLLSYIAYGPQFGQAIPVDVGLLKLPTFNWPTDPSWLYRLTQGLHVGLGLILIPVILAKLWSVIPRFFSWPPSRSLAQLLERLSLIMLVGGILFEIVTGVLNIQYDYIFGFSFYTAHYFGAWVFIAGFLVHLAIKLPKMWAGLRSLPFRQVLATSTAETWPEPTDPDGLVAVDPAPATMSRRGALLLVGSGAVFMAVITAGQTIGGFTRHLALLLPRGRDLGNGPNDFEVNKTFAASLIDPRATGDAWRLTLTGGPRAVVLDRAALLAMTQHTATLPIACVEGWSSTQRWTGVPLRNLAVLAGVPNPVSAYVRSLERYGFNQATLQANQVSAQDSLLALKVNGADLSPDHGYPARIIVPALPGVHSTKWVTTIDFRAG